A section of the Hirschia baltica ATCC 49814 genome encodes:
- the dxr gene encoding 1-deoxy-D-xylulose-5-phosphate reductoisomerase, producing MSEQVKVSLLGATGSIGSSTISILKQNCADMPEFKVVSLTAQNSVQELAKLAIETNAEFAAIGNENKYQELKDLLAGTGIECASGETGLVDAAARQCDTLVSAITGAAALRPTLEGIKQGAKIALANKESIVCAGVLFLSEAKKYNATLLPVDSEHNAIFQVLDNHKRVEKLILTASGGPFRTSTIDEMREATPEQAISHPNWSMGAKISVDSATMMNKSLELIEASYLFNTPEEKIDVLIHPQSIVHSLVSYDDGSVLAQLGMPDMRTPISYALAWPNRMPVPGLERLDLGRIGSLSFETPDDARFPAVSLARKALTLGAWAPNVINAVNEIAVDAFLNNVIGFMDITRTTEKLLDRFASDEFGAMTDPNSFDDVFELDGLARKLALEAIKA from the coding sequence GTGTCAGAACAGGTCAAAGTTTCATTGCTGGGTGCCACTGGTTCCATTGGTAGTTCTACTATTTCGATTTTAAAGCAAAATTGTGCGGACATGCCTGAGTTTAAAGTTGTTTCTCTAACAGCTCAGAATAGTGTTCAAGAATTAGCAAAATTAGCCATTGAAACTAATGCAGAATTTGCTGCAATTGGAAATGAAAATAAATATCAAGAATTGAAAGATTTGTTGGCCGGTACTGGTATTGAATGTGCCTCAGGTGAAACTGGATTGGTCGACGCTGCCGCTAGACAATGTGATACATTGGTTTCTGCCATAACGGGGGCGGCCGCTTTAAGGCCAACTCTTGAGGGGATCAAACAAGGTGCAAAAATAGCTCTTGCAAACAAAGAAAGTATTGTTTGCGCAGGAGTGTTATTCTTGAGTGAAGCTAAAAAATATAATGCAACATTGCTGCCCGTTGATTCGGAACATAATGCTATATTTCAAGTTCTTGATAATCACAAAAGAGTAGAAAAACTGATTTTAACCGCATCCGGAGGCCCGTTTAGAACATCTACTATTGATGAAATGCGAGAAGCTACTCCTGAACAGGCTATTTCCCATCCGAACTGGTCAATGGGTGCTAAAATTTCAGTAGATAGTGCAACGATGATGAATAAGTCTCTGGAGTTGATAGAGGCATCTTATCTTTTTAATACACCTGAAGAAAAGATTGATGTATTAATCCACCCCCAGTCCATAGTACATAGTTTGGTTTCATATGATGATGGTTCCGTTCTGGCACAACTTGGTATGCCGGATATGCGAACGCCTATTTCTTATGCTTTGGCATGGCCTAATCGAATGCCGGTGCCAGGATTAGAAAGACTGGATTTAGGTAGAATCGGTAGCTTGAGTTTCGAAACACCAGATGATGCAAGGTTTCCAGCGGTCTCATTGGCTCGTAAAGCTTTAACCCTAGGAGCTTGGGCACCAAATGTAATTAACGCTGTCAACGAAATCGCAGTAGATGCTTTTTTGAATAATGTTATTGGTTTTATGGATATAACGCGTACAACTGAAAAATTGCTAGATCGGTTTGCATCTGATGAATTCGGAGCTATGACTGACCCTAACAGTTTTGATGATGTGTTCGAGTTAGATGGTCTGGCAAGAAAACTTGCGCTTGAAGCGATTAAGGCATAG
- a CDS encoding phosphatidate cytidylyltransferase, whose amino-acid sequence MSSKIVTDDLAESSLPKSSKANLENELNPTSSPAAEGVSHPNTSVSANFIKRIVATLVLAPVCVLAVVQGGVVFKVLTAICAIIAACEWAFMVGKGQVKWKTYSLCGMFSFAGLTAIYAGGIGLAVVSMVSIVSAIVIYLLGRLYKLHPLSLMFGAVYVTFPFGAFVYLRELSTNTQFMMFAIFAIVWGTDTAGYLAGKAYGGPLLAPKNSPNKTWTGAIGGVIYAALAGAAAANLTQSSMIMWLFWAIFLSIAAQQGDLIESMFKRKFGIKDMSNIIPGHGGLLDRLDGLMAAVSIAAIMNLFFPDIMLSLLGD is encoded by the coding sequence ATGTCTTCAAAAATCGTAACCGACGATTTGGCGGAGTCGAGCCTTCCAAAGTCATCGAAAGCTAATTTAGAGAATGAATTAAATCCAACATCTTCTCCAGCTGCTGAGGGTGTTTCTCACCCAAATACGTCTGTAAGTGCTAACTTTATCAAGCGTATAGTTGCTACGCTCGTTCTTGCTCCCGTTTGTGTCCTAGCTGTAGTTCAAGGCGGAGTCGTATTTAAAGTGCTCACCGCCATTTGTGCAATTATCGCAGCTTGCGAGTGGGCATTTATGGTGGGCAAGGGACAAGTAAAATGGAAAACATATAGTCTCTGTGGTATGTTTAGTTTTGCGGGTTTGACGGCGATATATGCTGGAGGTATCGGGCTGGCCGTCGTTTCGATGGTTTCTATTGTGTCCGCAATTGTAATTTATTTACTTGGAAGATTGTATAAATTACATCCCTTATCTCTCATGTTTGGGGCGGTTTACGTTACTTTTCCCTTTGGTGCATTTGTTTATTTACGTGAATTGTCGACCAACACGCAATTTATGATGTTTGCTATTTTCGCAATAGTTTGGGGAACAGATACCGCCGGATATTTGGCTGGAAAAGCGTATGGAGGTCCATTATTAGCTCCTAAAAATAGTCCGAATAAAACATGGACCGGAGCGATAGGTGGAGTGATTTATGCGGCTCTTGCGGGTGCAGCTGCAGCCAACCTCACTCAATCTTCTATGATAATGTGGCTGTTTTGGGCAATTTTCTTATCTATTGCCGCGCAACAAGGTGATCTCATCGAATCGATGTTTAAACGGAAGTTTGGGATCAAAGATATGTCAAACATCATTCCTGGACATGGTGGCTTATTAGACCGATTGGACGGCCTGATGGCTGCTGTATCGATTGCTGCGATAATGAATCTGTTTTTTCCCGATATTATGCTTAGTTTATTGGGGGATTGA
- a CDS encoding isoprenyl transferase yields the protein MSSIASTTPIAQHSKVGDEGHAPKHVAVIMDGNGRWAQARGLPRIAGHKEGVEALRKTVDACKALAIEHLTVFSFSTENWRRPKAEVDALFALLKLFVKKDLNRLHKEGVRVRIFGSLDGLPADILKLIDECESKTAQNKVFNVNIAFNYGGRAEIVEAAQKIAADVQAGRLSPESIDESIMQQHMWSSDLPDVDLLIRTSGELRISNFLLWGIAYSELMFLDILWPDFGKVDMERAIDVFKNRNRRFGGVEPSKVIES from the coding sequence TTGTCATCTATCGCTTCAACAACACCTATTGCCCAGCATTCTAAAGTTGGTGACGAAGGACATGCGCCTAAACATGTTGCCGTAATTATGGATGGTAATGGGCGATGGGCGCAAGCTAGGGGGTTGCCTCGTATAGCTGGCCATAAAGAGGGCGTTGAAGCGCTTAGAAAGACTGTGGATGCCTGTAAGGCGCTTGCAATTGAACATCTGACGGTTTTTTCATTTTCAACAGAAAACTGGCGCAGGCCCAAAGCTGAGGTTGATGCTTTGTTTGCGCTTTTAAAATTGTTTGTAAAAAAAGATCTAAATCGCCTTCATAAAGAAGGTGTTAGAGTTCGGATATTTGGATCGTTAGACGGCTTACCTGCAGATATTCTAAAGTTAATTGACGAATGTGAATCTAAAACAGCACAAAATAAAGTGTTTAACGTCAATATCGCTTTTAATTATGGCGGTAGAGCTGAAATAGTGGAAGCGGCCCAAAAGATAGCTGCAGATGTTCAAGCTGGGCGACTTTCCCCAGAAAGTATAGATGAGTCCATTATGCAGCAGCATATGTGGTCGTCTGACCTTCCTGATGTGGATTTACTCATCAGAACGAGCGGTGAACTAAGAATTAGTAATTTCCTATTGTGGGGAATCGCCTATTCAGAGTTGATGTTCTTAGATATATTGTGGCCAGATTTTGGCAAAGTTGATATGGAGCGGGCAATAGATGTCTTCAAAAATCGTAACCGACGATTTGGCGGAGTCGAGCCTTCCAAAGTCATCGAAAGCTAA
- the frr gene encoding ribosome recycling factor, whose product MSIDMKDLERRMEGAVASLKTEFSGLRTGRASVNLLDTVMVQAYGASTPLAQVASISVPEPRMLAVNVWDKTVVGAADKAIREAGLGLNPVMDGQNLRIPIPPLNEERRAELAKLAGKYAESARVAIRNVRRDGMDILKKMEKDGEISKDEQKSLEDDVQKLTDKIISSVDASVKSKEEEIMQV is encoded by the coding sequence ATGTCTATTGATATGAAAGACTTAGAACGCCGTATGGAAGGTGCTGTTGCATCACTGAAAACTGAATTTTCAGGTTTGCGCACAGGACGCGCATCAGTGAACCTTTTGGATACTGTAATGGTTCAAGCGTATGGCGCATCAACTCCTTTGGCTCAAGTGGCTTCTATCTCTGTTCCTGAGCCGCGTATGCTTGCTGTGAACGTATGGGACAAAACAGTTGTCGGAGCAGCTGACAAAGCAATTCGCGAAGCAGGTTTAGGATTAAACCCTGTCATGGATGGTCAAAACCTTCGCATTCCTATTCCGCCATTAAATGAAGAGCGTCGTGCAGAGTTAGCTAAATTAGCTGGAAAATATGCAGAATCAGCACGTGTTGCCATTCGGAATGTGCGCCGTGATGGAATGGATATTTTGAAAAAAATGGAGAAGGATGGCGAAATCTCCAAAGATGAGCAAAAATCACTTGAGGATGACGTGCAGAAATTGACTGATAAAATAATTTCTTCCGTTGATGCTAGTGTGAAATCAAAAGAAGAAGAGATTATGCAGGTATAA
- the pyrH gene encoding UMP kinase produces MASQLQSPKYKRVLLKISGEVLAGKIEPDKEKFGIDMAACFPIAEEIKEAIAAGTEVCLVIGGGNIFRGLKGVGQGMERAQADSMGMLATVMNALAMQGALEEIGVPARVQSAVEMPKICEPFIRRRAIRHMEKGRVVIFAAGTGNPFFTTDTGAALRAAEMGCDAMLKGTQVDGVYTADPKLDPEATRFDHLGYMEVLNKDLRVMDATAVSLMKENHIPIVVFSIHNKGSLAEVLAGNGICTVIEN; encoded by the coding sequence ATGGCATCTCAACTTCAATCACCAAAATACAAACGAGTACTTCTCAAGATTTCAGGTGAGGTTCTGGCCGGAAAAATTGAACCTGACAAAGAAAAGTTCGGGATAGATATGGCTGCCTGTTTTCCTATAGCCGAGGAAATTAAGGAAGCCATCGCTGCTGGGACTGAAGTTTGTCTTGTTATCGGTGGTGGAAACATTTTTAGAGGACTTAAAGGTGTTGGGCAGGGCATGGAACGTGCACAAGCTGATTCTATGGGGATGCTGGCGACGGTGATGAATGCGCTTGCTATGCAAGGAGCACTTGAAGAGATTGGTGTGCCTGCGAGGGTGCAAAGCGCCGTTGAAATGCCAAAAATTTGTGAGCCCTTTATTCGCCGTAGAGCTATCCGTCATATGGAAAAAGGTCGCGTGGTAATTTTTGCTGCTGGCACCGGAAATCCATTCTTTACGACAGATACCGGAGCTGCATTGCGTGCTGCTGAAATGGGGTGTGACGCTATGCTGAAGGGAACTCAGGTTGATGGAGTTTATACCGCTGATCCAAAACTAGACCCTGAAGCAACTCGTTTTGATCACTTAGGTTATATGGAGGTGTTGAATAAAGACCTTCGTGTTATGGATGCAACGGCTGTAAGTTTAATGAAAGAGAATCACATACCGATTGTTGTGTTTTCTATTCACAATAAAGGATCGCTTGCTGAGGTTCTGGCTGGAAATGGTATTTGTACTGTTATCGAAAATTGA